The following proteins come from a genomic window of bacterium:
- a CDS encoding sulfatase-like hydrolase/transferase, which yields PSHMSIFTSLYPPVHGVRNYSPDWPTAALSERLATLPEFMRDHGYFTAALTGGGNVAGQGFERGFDFYRSWFPGPDEEESRARSVARVLDAVRRCVRRSREEGKPLFLFLHHYLCHDPYLGGPPGIRRRFLTDPVPGLPVSLADLRGDAGWADMRERFFGPADLERPDHLAHYVALYDGGVLYSDAVFARIRRVLEEEGVYDKALIVFTSDHGEEFMEHRGILHEMLFRETLHVPLIVRFPGGERGGRTVSAPVRTLDIFPTIAACLGLEGDLPSVQGASLLEVADGGGAPGEAPLSFTPWDESLRIVDGEYVYGNHWSHGTGEWLFARDDLAESRNLAGELPRVAAAERLRALAAAENVRSLKERLAPEGPKPGAPLAPAVRERLRALGYLR from the coding sequence ATGCGGGACCACGGCTACTTCACCGCCGCCCTCACCGGGGGGGGCAACGTCGCCGGGCAGGGGTTCGAACGGGGGTTCGATTTCTACCGGTCCTGGTTCCCCGGCCCCGACGAGGAGGAGAGCCGGGCCCGGTCCGTCGCCAGGGTCCTGGACGCCGTGCGCCGCTGCGTCCGGCGCAGCCGCGAGGAAGGCAAGCCCCTCTTCCTCTTCCTCCACCACTACCTCTGCCACGACCCCTACCTGGGGGGGCCGCCCGGGATCCGCCGGCGCTTCCTGACCGACCCGGTCCCGGGGCTGCCCGTCTCCCTCGCCGATCTGCGCGGCGACGCCGGCTGGGCGGACATGCGGGAGCGCTTCTTCGGCCCCGCCGACCTCGAGCGGCCCGACCACCTCGCCCACTACGTCGCCCTCTACGACGGGGGGGTACTCTATTCCGACGCCGTCTTCGCCCGGATCCGCCGGGTCCTGGAGGAGGAGGGCGTCTACGACAAGGCCCTGATCGTCTTCACCTCCGACCACGGCGAGGAGTTCATGGAGCACCGGGGGATACTGCACGAGATGCTGTTCCGGGAGACGCTCCACGTCCCCCTGATCGTCAGGTTCCCCGGCGGGGAACGGGGGGGGCGGACGGTTTCCGCGCCGGTCCGCACCCTCGACATCTTCCCCACCATCGCCGCCTGCCTGGGCCTGGAGGGGGACCTCCCTTCGGTCCAGGGGGCCAGCCTGCTGGAGGTTGCCGACGGGGGCGGGGCCCCCGGGGAGGCCCCCCTCAGCTTCACCCCCTGGGACGAGTCCCTGCGCATCGTCGACGGGGAGTACGTCTACGGCAACCACTGGAGCCACGGGACCGGGGAGTGGCTCTTCGCCCGCGACGACCTCGCCGAGAGCCGGAACCTGGCCGGGGAGCTGCCCCGGGTGGCGGCGGCGGAACGGCTGCGGGCCCTGGCGGCGGCGGAGAACGTCCGGAGCCTGAAGGAACGGCTGGCCCCGGAGGGCCCGAAACCGGGCGCGCCCCTGGCCCCCGCCGTCCGGGAACGGCTGCGGGCCCTGGGCTACCTGCGTTAG
- a CDS encoding tetratricopeptide repeat protein yields the protein MKRRKTTWWQALLLAVFGLVCALLLLEAGMRAAGAVIMAVQERRNRESIMAGGTYTILCLGESTTAGTYPSLLEEELNRRAGSKHFTVINAGISGTNTSVILSLLPGNLDRYRPDMVVTMMGINDHAAEIDRLGEESAWSAFWRNLRVYKLARSLSEHIRASLSGRGTDLEELYRERDTGGEESPAAPPVSRAAARGYHRAKRYGAAIRACRELLRREPGDLGLTLLLADSCVGAGRWAEAERALAGLPEEEARGHWALVVRGRLQAARGDPAGAETCYREAVAARPDDPTAYFELARVLDALGAPERALAAARAGASLDPAAAQRYVDGLLDQAEMAIVENDYPRAERDCLRALDLLPEHGPAVELTVNLYRRQLRSADAVALCRRALAERPDDVRILNALGTSLIDLKEYGEAEEALLRAIDFDLAGPVTNIAKYGPIGLPLLTTLYLDLEEYGKLRGVCERILAGYPDNPRVLNIAATACENQGDREAAARYRARAGKTQEHKFNPMTERNYRALAEAVRGRGIRLVCVQYPCRPLGPLKEMLAGRAEVAFVDNERGFKEAIAREGVKAYFVDLFAGDFGHYTRRGGELLARAVADVIFPSAAPAAAGARRSPGGG from the coding sequence GTGAAACGGCGGAAGACAACCTGGTGGCAGGCGCTCCTGCTGGCGGTCTTCGGGCTGGTCTGCGCCCTCCTCCTGCTGGAGGCGGGGATGCGGGCGGCGGGGGCGGTCATCATGGCCGTCCAGGAGCGCCGCAACCGGGAATCGATCATGGCCGGCGGCACCTACACCATCCTCTGCCTGGGGGAATCCACCACCGCCGGGACCTACCCCTCCCTGCTCGAGGAGGAACTCAACCGCCGGGCGGGGTCGAAGCACTTCACCGTGATCAACGCCGGGATCTCGGGGACCAACACCTCGGTCATTCTCTCCCTCCTGCCCGGCAACCTCGACCGCTACCGCCCGGACATGGTCGTGACCATGATGGGGATCAACGACCACGCCGCCGAGATCGACCGGCTGGGGGAGGAGTCGGCCTGGAGCGCCTTCTGGCGGAACCTCCGGGTCTACAAGCTGGCCCGCTCCCTCTCCGAGCACATCCGGGCCTCCCTCTCCGGCCGGGGCACCGACCTGGAGGAACTCTACCGGGAGCGGGACACCGGCGGGGAAGAGAGCCCCGCCGCCCCCCCCGTGAGCCGGGCGGCGGCCCGCGGCTACCACCGGGCGAAACGCTACGGGGCGGCCATCCGCGCCTGCCGGGAGCTGCTCCGGCGGGAACCCGGCGACCTGGGGCTGACCCTGCTTCTGGCCGACTCCTGCGTCGGGGCCGGCCGCTGGGCGGAAGCCGAGCGGGCCCTGGCGGGGCTGCCGGAGGAGGAGGCGCGCGGCCACTGGGCCCTGGTGGTCCGGGGCCGTCTCCAGGCCGCCCGCGGGGACCCCGCCGGGGCGGAAACCTGCTACCGGGAAGCCGTCGCCGCCCGGCCCGACGACCCCACCGCCTACTTTGAGCTGGCCCGGGTCCTGGACGCCCTGGGGGCCCCCGAACGGGCGCTGGCCGCGGCCCGCGCCGGGGCGTCCCTGGACCCGGCGGCGGCGCAACGCTACGTCGACGGACTCCTCGACCAAGCCGAGATGGCGATCGTGGAGAACGACTACCCCCGGGCGGAACGGGACTGCCTCCGTGCCCTGGACCTGCTCCCGGAGCACGGCCCGGCGGTCGAGCTGACCGTGAACCTCTACCGCCGCCAGCTGCGCTCGGCCGACGCCGTCGCCCTCTGCCGCCGGGCGCTGGCGGAGCGCCCCGACGATGTCCGCATCCTCAACGCCCTGGGGACCTCGCTGATCGACCTCAAGGAGTACGGCGAGGCCGAGGAAGCGCTGCTGCGGGCGATCGACTTCGACCTGGCCGGGCCCGTCACCAACATCGCCAAGTACGGCCCCATCGGCCTGCCCCTGCTCACCACCCTCTACCTCGACCTGGAGGAGTACGGGAAGCTCCGCGGCGTCTGCGAGCGGATCCTGGCCGGCTACCCGGACAACCCCCGGGTGCTGAACATCGCCGCCACCGCCTGCGAGAACCAGGGCGACCGGGAGGCCGCCGCGCGCTACCGGGCCCGGGCCGGGAAGACCCAGGAGCACAAGTTCAACCCGATGACGGAACGCAACTACCGCGCCTTGGCCGAGGCCGTCCGGGGCCGGGGGATCAGGCTGGTCTGCGTCCAGTACCCCTGCCGCCCGCTCGGCCCCCTCAAGGAGATGCTGGCCGGGCGCGCCGAGGTCGCCTTCGTGGACAACGAGCGCGGCTTCAAGGAGGCCATCGCCCGCGAGGGGGTGAAGGCCTACTTCGTCGATCTTTTCGCCGGGGATTTCGGCCACTACACCCGCCGGGGCGGGGAACTGCTGGCCCGCGCCGTCGCCGACGTCATCTTCCCCTCGGCGGCCCCGGCCGCGGCCGGGGCGCGCCGTTCCCCCGGCGGCGGCTAA
- a CDS encoding SPASM domain-containing protein produces the protein MNPFLLPPRPLSLGLRPGAAEPPGALEKLDFRPGEIELELSCVPPGGLGGWLAAARERADVLTLSVPALSPPPPGCGGAVAVDRLRLGLGPGEDAETAAAPWREMFPGAQVQTRPSPRPGARRPLPEPPPTRDEGGLRRRLRALAAPEIPPEEVLPGPAVPGEGPERRDCLFPWDWAFVSGSGRVGPCPVSPRELGDLGRESFAEVWAGDRYREFRERLLGAYPFPECRRCRLRPRVRVPSRVSWAWAGINDVFGVQTGPGWFPPEGRPYRWSRAAATLLLAGAGEEKLTLVLTLPSRRLAQSGRVRAGGAEVGTFALSRAGDRRLEFAIPPAEPATAVEIVCDREIVPAEVLGNDDRRRLGAAWKGAALG, from the coding sequence ATGAACCCCTTCCTCCTCCCCCCCCGCCCCCTCTCCCTGGGGCTGCGCCCCGGGGCGGCCGAGCCCCCCGGGGCCCTGGAGAAGCTGGACTTCCGCCCCGGCGAGATCGAGCTGGAACTCTCGTGCGTCCCCCCCGGGGGCCTGGGCGGCTGGCTGGCGGCCGCGCGCGAGCGCGCCGACGTCCTCACCCTCTCCGTTCCCGCGCTGTCCCCGCCGCCTCCCGGGTGCGGGGGTGCGGTCGCGGTCGACCGGCTCCGGCTCGGGCTCGGCCCCGGGGAGGACGCGGAAACGGCGGCCGCCCCCTGGCGGGAGATGTTCCCCGGGGCGCAGGTGCAGACGCGCCCGTCGCCCCGCCCCGGCGCGCGCCGGCCGCTCCCGGAGCCGCCGCCGACCCGGGACGAGGGCGGCCTGCGCCGGCGCCTGCGGGCGCTGGCGGCCCCGGAGATTCCCCCGGAAGAGGTGCTCCCCGGCCCCGCCGTCCCCGGGGAGGGCCCGGAGCGCCGCGACTGCCTCTTCCCCTGGGACTGGGCCTTCGTCTCCGGTTCGGGCCGGGTCGGGCCCTGCCCGGTCTCGCCCCGGGAGCTGGGGGACCTGGGCCGGGAGAGCTTCGCCGAGGTCTGGGCCGGCGACCGCTACCGGGAGTTCCGGGAACGGCTCCTGGGGGCCTACCCCTTTCCCGAGTGCCGCCGCTGCCGCCTGCGCCCCCGGGTCCGGGTCCCCTCGCGGGTTTCCTGGGCCTGGGCCGGGATCAACGACGTCTTCGGGGTCCAGACGGGCCCGGGCTGGTTCCCCCCGGAGGGGCGCCCCTACCGCTGGTCGCGCGCCGCGGCGACGCTGCTGCTGGCGGGGGCGGGGGAGGAGAAGCTGACGCTGGTCCTGACGCTCCCCTCTCGCCGCCTGGCCCAGAGCGGCCGGGTGCGGGCGGGGGGCGCCGAGGTGGGAACATTCGCGTTGAGCCGGGCGGGGGACCGGCGCCTGGAATTCGCCATCCCCCCGGCGGAACCGGCGACCGCGGTCGAGATCGTCTGCGACCGGGAGATCGTCCCCGCCGAGGTCCTGGGCAACGACGACCGCCGCCGCCTGGGGGCGGCCTGGAAAGGCGCCGCCCTGGGCTGA
- a CDS encoding glycosyltransferase: MKDERGAAPAERVLTVVAPGAGHDPAVEWLLSRFDPAAMTVLLDGGSVRADDPRFAACGEVIAYPEFPGRRRLMRRLRSQCFTHAYLVAGAFEPGLGLLTWAAGAPVCRWVRGEEGKDVRIKELLVPALSAAGAAALFFPALQALRLCFAAEKYVRPPPPPPAEHPPFAAGSAVSVVVPTYDGRDLLEECLPSVTAEVERYGRGSETIVVDDASADGSAEFLRERFPGVRVLALEKNAGFGAASDAGIRAARSDLVLLLNSDITMEPGSLDPLVETIASAPGAFAVQPRTLFPEGGLNFGVNMGRLERGYPRFWNEADIPGAPRVDSLFPTLYCLGGAMLFDRRKYEALGGFDPLFHPFRWEDIDLCYRARKRGWDCLYQPASRMVHKHHATLNRVFTPDYLNVIETRNEILFAWKNLTEPILVDEHLRALPGLVAAHLLAGRGNFARGLLRALPRLPAALRGRRRERRAACRSDRIAMNPPLRRYRNFRRGGERKRPQILVLNPVFPYPPIDGGKHRVYNVLKAAAEENDIHLLCFADRGSEPEIGAMREFCASVETVPFPADFGYLGPKREALFPMYYRNYCSPEMEAKLRAALKEKPIDVVQVETDKMLFYAGSVDSLPVVYVDQDVAGLYFRGGKNPPHRGWRRAIDVFEWLRTVRWETVEGRRCWTVVTVSEEDEEILRRLLPGADVRSVRHGTCVEEFYAPYREVEENSLLYVGSFGHYPNVEAVEYLIGEVWPLIRREVPDATLTVVGSHPTPEILARGGRDGIEVTGFVESVRPYLDRAAVFVAPMRKGMGMKGKVLEAMVRGKPVVTTSIGIRGAAVEPGRHLLVGDTPEAFAAAAVGLLRDRGRRRALAEAGQKLAASEYDWSYSARQMDGIYRELMGEA, translated from the coding sequence GTGAAGGACGAGCGGGGAGCGGCTCCGGCGGAGCGGGTGCTGACGGTCGTCGCCCCCGGGGCGGGACACGACCCGGCGGTGGAATGGCTCCTCTCCCGCTTCGACCCGGCCGCGATGACGGTCCTGCTCGACGGCGGCTCGGTCCGGGCGGACGACCCCCGCTTCGCCGCCTGCGGCGAGGTCATCGCCTACCCGGAGTTCCCGGGGAGGCGCCGGCTGATGCGCCGGCTCCGCTCCCAGTGCTTCACCCACGCCTACCTGGTCGCCGGCGCCTTCGAACCGGGGCTGGGGCTCCTGACCTGGGCGGCGGGGGCCCCCGTCTGCCGCTGGGTGCGGGGGGAGGAGGGGAAGGACGTCCGGATCAAGGAGCTGCTTGTGCCCGCGCTCTCGGCGGCGGGGGCGGCCGCGCTCTTCTTCCCGGCGCTGCAGGCGCTGCGGCTCTGCTTCGCCGCCGAGAAGTACGTCCGCCCCCCCCCGCCGCCCCCGGCCGAACACCCCCCCTTCGCGGCCGGGTCCGCGGTGAGCGTGGTCGTCCCCACCTACGACGGCCGCGACCTCCTGGAGGAGTGCCTCCCCTCGGTGACGGCGGAGGTCGAGCGCTACGGCCGCGGCTCGGAGACGATCGTGGTCGACGACGCCAGCGCCGACGGGAGCGCGGAGTTTCTGCGCGAGCGCTTCCCCGGGGTCCGGGTCCTGGCCCTGGAGAAGAACGCCGGGTTCGGGGCCGCCTCCGACGCCGGCATCCGCGCGGCGCGCTCCGACCTGGTCCTGCTCCTGAACTCCGACATCACCATGGAGCCGGGGTCGCTCGACCCGTTGGTGGAGACCATCGCCTCCGCGCCCGGGGCCTTCGCCGTCCAGCCCCGGACCCTCTTCCCCGAAGGCGGCCTCAACTTCGGCGTCAACATGGGCCGGCTGGAGCGGGGCTACCCCCGGTTCTGGAACGAGGCGGACATCCCCGGCGCCCCCCGGGTCGACTCCCTCTTCCCCACCCTCTACTGCCTGGGAGGGGCGATGCTCTTCGACCGGCGCAAGTACGAGGCCCTGGGCGGCTTCGACCCCCTCTTCCACCCCTTCCGCTGGGAAGACATCGACCTCTGCTACCGGGCCCGCAAGCGCGGCTGGGACTGTCTCTACCAGCCCGCCTCCCGGATGGTCCACAAGCACCACGCCACCCTCAACCGGGTCTTCACCCCCGACTACCTCAACGTCATCGAGACCCGCAACGAGATCCTCTTCGCCTGGAAGAACCTGACCGAGCCCATCCTCGTCGACGAGCACCTCCGGGCGCTCCCCGGCCTGGTCGCCGCCCACCTCCTGGCCGGGCGGGGGAACTTCGCCCGGGGCCTGCTGCGGGCGCTGCCCCGGCTCCCCGCCGCCCTGCGCGGCCGCCGCCGCGAGCGCCGCGCCGCGTGCCGGAGCGACCGGATCGCGATGAACCCGCCCCTGCGCCGCTACCGCAACTTCCGCCGCGGCGGCGAGAGGAAGCGCCCCCAGATCCTGGTCCTGAACCCGGTCTTCCCCTATCCCCCCATCGACGGGGGGAAACACCGCGTCTACAACGTCCTCAAGGCCGCCGCCGAGGAGAACGACATCCACCTGCTCTGCTTCGCCGACCGCGGTTCCGAGCCCGAGATCGGGGCCATGCGCGAATTCTGCGCCTCGGTGGAGACGGTCCCGTTCCCCGCCGACTTCGGGTACCTGGGGCCGAAGCGGGAAGCCCTCTTCCCCATGTACTACCGGAACTACTGCTCCCCGGAGATGGAGGCGAAGCTGCGGGCGGCCCTCAAGGAAAAGCCCATCGACGTCGTCCAGGTGGAGACCGACAAGATGCTCTTCTACGCCGGGTCCGTCGACTCCCTCCCCGTGGTCTACGTGGACCAGGACGTGGCCGGCCTCTACTTCCGGGGGGGGAAGAACCCGCCCCACCGGGGCTGGCGGCGGGCGATCGACGTCTTCGAGTGGCTCCGGACCGTCCGATGGGAAACGGTGGAGGGGCGCCGGTGCTGGACCGTGGTCACCGTATCGGAGGAAGACGAGGAGATCCTGCGCCGGCTCCTGCCCGGCGCCGACGTCCGCTCCGTCCGCCACGGGACCTGCGTGGAGGAGTTTTACGCCCCCTACCGCGAGGTGGAGGAGAACTCCCTGCTCTACGTGGGCTCGTTCGGGCACTACCCCAACGTCGAGGCGGTCGAGTACCTGATCGGGGAAGTCTGGCCCCTGATCCGCAGGGAGGTCCCGGACGCGACCCTGACCGTGGTGGGCTCGCACCCGACCCCGGAGATCCTGGCGCGGGGCGGCCGCGACGGCATCGAGGTGACCGGTTTCGTCGAGAGCGTCCGGCCCTACCTGGACCGGGCCGCGGTCTTCGTCGCCCCCATGCGCAAGGGGATGGGGATGAAGGGGAAGGTCCTGGAGGCGATGGTCCGGGGGAAGCCGGTGGTGACCACTTCGATCGGGATCCGGGGGGCCGCGGTCGAGCCCGGCCGCCACCTCCTGGTCGGCGACACCCCGGAGGCCTTCGCCGCGGCCGCGGTCGGGCTGCTGCGGGACCGGGGCCGGCGCCGGGCCCTGGCCGAGGCCGGCCAGAAGCTGGCCGCGTCCGAGTACGACTGGAGCTACTCCGCCCGCCAGATGGACGGGATCTACCGCGAACTGATGGGGGAGGCATGA